A single window of Hyla sarda isolate aHylSar1 chromosome 2, aHylSar1.hap1, whole genome shotgun sequence DNA harbors:
- the LOC130357671 gene encoding chymotrypsin-like elastase family member 1 — MLTFLLLAAFVLGGHCDDNLRYIEDNSRVVGGTNAAKNAWPWQVSLQYQSGSSWYHTCGGSLIRANRVLTAAHCVDRANTYRVVLGEHNLSQNDGTEQFISVSAIRINSGWNTNNVAAGYDIAVLWLASSATLNSYVKLATLPASGAVLANNYNCIVSGWGRTSTGGSLPSILQQAPLPVVAHSTCSTSSYWGSTVKSTMVCAGGNGQQAGCNGDSGGPLNCAVNGVYQVHGVTSFVSSLGCNAYLKPTVFTRVSAYTSWINSNL, encoded by the exons ATGCTAACTTTCCTTCTACTCGCTGCTTTTGTCCTTGGTG GACACTGCGATGATAATCTTCGCTACATTGAAGATAATTCTCGTGTAGTTGGAGGAACAAATGCAGCCAAAAATGCCTGGCCATGGCAG GTATCTCTCCAGTATCAGTCCGGCAGCAGCTGGTACCACACCTGTGGAGGTTCCCTGATCCGTGCTAATCGTGTGCTGACCGCTGCTCACTGTGTCGACAG AGCCAACACCTACCGTGTGGTCTTGGGAGAGCACAACCTAAGCCAGAACGATGGTACCGAACAGTTCATCTCAGTGTCGGCAATTCGTATTAACTCAGGCTGGAACACTAACAATGTAGCCGCTGG ctatgATATTGCTGTCCTGTGGCTGGCCTCCAGTGCTACTCTGAACAGCTATGTGAAACTGGCTACACTGCCAGCAAGTGGCGCCGTTCTCGCCAACAACTACAACTGCATTGTTTCTGGATGGGGAAGAACTAGCA CCGGTGGCTCTCTGCCATCTATCCTCCAGCAGGCCCCTCTGCCCGTTGTTGCTCACTCCACCTGCTCCACCAGCTCCTACTGGGGTAGCACTGTAAAGAGCACCATGGTCTGTGCCGGGGGTAACGGACAACAGGCCGGATGCAAT GGAGATTCTGGTGGACCCCTGAACTGTGCTGTCAATGGTGTCTACCAAGTCCATGGTGTGACCAGCTTTGTGTCTTCCCTTGGATGCAATGCTTACCTGAAACCCACAGTGTTCACCAGAGTGTCTGCTTACACCTCCTGGATCAACAGC AACCTGTAA